One Solanum lycopersicum chromosome 2, SLM_r2.1 genomic region harbors:
- the LOC101250471 gene encoding protein GRAVITROPIC IN THE LIGHT 1, which yields MESVRPAPAPSKSRLAKTFQRVIHRKNSSKPFSNNGFCLLIPQEKLRCCESQHFDKEEIEECKEHTKNRAVMEAFVAKLFATISSVKAAYAELQLAQFPYDSEAIQVADQAVVDELKALSELKHSYIKKQIDSSPPHVTLMLAEIQEQQSVMKTYEITMKKMQGEIESKGYNISSLQKELQETIHNNRSLERKLNASGSFSILDNVKFSDVNPKDFIMVLHYAMRSIRNFVKFLIREMESANWDIDAATKSIQNGVTFHKSNHRAFAFESFVCREIFSGFNEPTFSVQNDDSLFSGVIQRRDFFFDQFKKLKSVNVTPFLKQNPSSLFGKFLKAKYLHLVHPKMEFSFSGNLNQRKLVNSGEFPETEFFKVFSEMGRRVWLLHCLAFSFDQQVSIFQVRKNSRFSEVYMESITDEIFSFAGGEFKVAFTVVPGFKIGQTVVQSQVYLSPVTPPSKH from the coding sequence ATGGAATCTGTGAGACCAGCTCCGGCTCCTAGTAAAAGCAGGTTAGCTAAGACATTTCAGAGAGTAATCCATCGGAAAAACTCTTCAAAACCATTTTCCAATAATGGGTTTTGCCTACTCATACCTCAAGAAAAGCTTAGGTGCTGTGAGTCGCAGCACtttgataaagaagaaattgaagagTGTAAAGAACATACCAAAAACAGAGCGGTTATGGAGGCTTTTGTTGCTAAGCTTTTTGCTACAATTTCTTCTGTTAAAGCTGCGTATGCTGAGCTTCAGCTGGCTCAGTTCCCTTATGATAGTGAAGCTATTCAAGTTGCAGATCAAGCTGTGGTGGATGAACTCAAAGCTTTGTCTGAGCTTAAACATAGTTATATCAAAAAACAAATTGATTCTTCACCACCCCATGTAACTTTAATGCTTGCTGAGATTCAAGAACAGCAATCTGTCATGAAAACTTATGAAATCACCATGAAGAAAATGCAGGGAGAAATTGAATCTAAAGGGTACAACATATCTTCTCTACAAAAGGAGCTACAAGAAACCATTCACAACAATAGATCACTCGAAAGAAAGCTCAACGCCAGTGGATCATTCTCCATTCTTGACAATGTCAAATTTTCAGATGTAAATCCTAAAGATTTCATCATGGTTTTACACTACGCCATGAGATCTATCCGAAATTTTGTCAAGTTCTTGATTCGGGAAATGGAGTCTGCAAATTGGGATATTGATGCTGCTACGAAATCTATTCAAAATGGTGTCACTTTCCACAAGAGTAATCATAGGGCTTTTGCGTTTGAGTCTTTTGTTTGCAGAGAGATTTTCAGTGGGTTTAATGAGCCAACTTTTTCTGTTCAGAATGACGATTCTTTATTTTCCGGCGTGATCCAACGCCGGGATTTCTTCTTCGATCAGTTCAAGAAGTTGAAATCTGTGAATGTTACTCCTTTTCTCAAGCAGAACCCTTCTTCTCTGTTTGGGAAATTCTTGAAAGCCAAATACCTTCATTTAGTTCATCCCAAAATGGAGTTTTCCTTTTCCGGGAACTTAAACCAGAGGAAACTTGTGAACTCCGGCGAGTTCCCGGAAACagagttcttcaaagttttcaGCGAGATGGGTCGGCGCGTGTGGCTTTTACATTGCTTAGCATTCTCTTTCGATCAACAAGTTAGCATTTTTCAAGTTCGGAAAAACTCCAGATTCTCAGAGGTCTACATGGAAAGCATCACAGACGAGATTTTCTCCTTCGCCGGCGGCGAATTCAAGGTGGCGTTCACGGTGGTTCCCGGTTTTAAAATCGGTCAAACAGTAGTCCAAAGTCAGGTATATTTATCTCCGGTCACTCCTCCGTCCAAGCACTAA